Within the Enterobacter roggenkampii genome, the region GCCTGGACGACCCTGAAGCGCTGACCAAAATCCGCCGCGAGCTGAAAGACGCGGGTGCGGAGCGCATCTGGTACATCGCCGATGCCTTCCGTGCCGGCCTGTCCGTCGACGGCGTGTTCAACCTGACCAACATCGACCGCTGGTTCCTGGTACAGATTGAAGAGCTGGTGCGTCTGGAAGAGAAAGTGGCAGAGCTGGGCATCAACGGCCTGGACGCAGACTTCCTGCGCATGCTGAAGCGTAAAGGCTTCGCCGACGCGCGTCTGGCTAAGCTGGCGGGCGTGCGCGAAGCGGAAATCCGCAAGCTGCGCGACCAGTATGACCTGCACCCGGTTTACAAGCGCGTCGATACCTGTGCGGCAGAGTTTTCTACCGACACCGCGTACATGTACTCCACCTATGAAGACGAGTGCGAAGCGAATCCGTCAGTTGACCGCGACAAGATTATGGTGCTGGGCGGCGGTCCAAACCGTATCGGCCAGGGCATCGAGTTCGACTACTGCTGCGTACACGCCTCGCTGGCGCTGCGTGAAGACGGTTACGAGACCATCATGGTCAACTGTAACCCGGAAACCGTCTCCACCGACTACGACACCTCCGACCGCCTCTACTTCGAGCCGGTTACCCTGGAAGATGTGCTGGAAATCGTGCGCATCGAGAAGCCAAAAGGCGTTATCGTGCAGTACGGCGGCCAGACTCCGCTGAAGCTGGCGCGCGCGCTGGAAGCGGCGGGCGTGCCGGTTATCGGTACCAGCCCGGACGCGATTGACCGCGCGGAAGACCGCGAGCGTTTCCAGCAGGCGGTTGACCGTCTGAAGCTGAAACAGCCGGCGAACGCCACGGTGACGGCCATCGAACAGGCCGTAGAGAAGGCGAAAGAGATTGGCTACCCGCTGGTGGTGCGTCCTTCTTATGTGCTGGGCGGCCGCGCGATGGAAATCGTCTACGACGAAGCCGACCTGCGCCGCTACTTCCAGACGGCGGTGAGCGTCTCCAACGATGCGCCAGTGCTGCTTGACCGCTTCCTCGACGATGCGGTAGAAGTGGACGTTGACGCCATCTGCGACGGCGAAATGGTGCTGATTGGCGGCATCATGGAGCATATCGAGCAGGCGGGCGTACACTCCGGCGACTCCGCCTGTTCTCTGCCAGCGTACACCCTGAGCCAGGAAATTCAGGACGTGATGCGCCAGCAGGTGCAGAAGCTGGCCTTCGAGCTGCAGGTTCGCGGCCTGATGAACGTCCAGTTCGCGGTGAAAGATAACGAAGTCTACCTGATTGAAGTCAACCCGCGTGCGGCACGTACCGTCCCGTTCGTCTCTAAAGCCACCGGTATTCCGCTGGCGAAAGTGGCGGCGCGCGTGATGGCAGGCCAGACGCTGGCACAGCAGGGCGTGACCAAAGAGATCATTCCACCGTACTACTCGGTGAAAGAAGTGGTGCTGCCGTTCAACAAATTCCCGGGCGTTGACCCGCTGTTAGGGCCAGAAATGCGCTCAACCGGGGAAGTGATGGGCGTGGGCCGTACCTTCGCAGAAGCGTTTGCGAAGGCGCAGCTGGGCAGCAGCTCCACCATGAGAAAATCGGGCCGTGCGCTGCTCTCTGTTCGCGAAGGCGATAAAGAGCGCGTGGTTGACCTTGCGGCCAAGCTGCTGAAGCAGGGCTTTGAGCTGGACGCGACCCACGGTACGGCAATTGTGCTGGGCGAAGCGGGTATCAACCCGCGTCTGGTGAACAAGGTGCATGAAGGTCGTCCGCACATTCAGGATCGTATCAAGAATGGCGAATACACCTACATCATCAACACCACCGCAGGCCGCCAGGCGATTGAAGACTCCAAGCTGATTCGCCGCAGCGCGCTGCAGTACAAAGTGCATTACGACACCACCCTGAACGGCGGTTTCGCAACGGCCATGGCGCTGAACGCGGATGCCACCGAGAAGGTGATTTCGGTTCAGGAAATGCACGCGCAGATTAGCAAGTAAGTAAAAATGCCCGGTGCCGTTCGGTTGCCGGGCATTCACCCCATCTTCAGAACCTTCTGGTTTTTCATCCTCTTTCAGTCAGTTAGCCTAAAATTGTTAGGTCGATAACGAAATTCAACTGAGAGCAGGGGAAAACACCATGCAAAATAAATTACTGATCGCCACCCTTATTGCCGCCACTGCAACGTTTACCGTCGCGGGCTGTTCCTCTAACCAGGCAGTGAAAACCACCGATGGCAAAACCATTGTCACCGACGGAAAACCACAGGTCGATGACGATACCGGTCTGGTGTCGTATAAAAATGCGGAAACGGGTCAGACCGAGCAGATCAACCGCGATCAGGTGAAATCAATGGGCGAGCTGGATAACTAATAAAAAAAGCCGTGGCGTTTGCCACGGCTTTTAGTCTTTCAGGAACGATTACCAGCGGTGGTTCAGCAGGATATGACCGCCATAAGCAGCATAGCTGTTCTCACCCCACTCGCCGCTGGCGCGCAGGGAGAGCGTCGTGGTTTCGTTCAGGTTGCCGGTGACGCCCAGCTCTAACTGACCACGATCTTCCGGCGTATCGTTGCTGACGGCCTCGCCGTTAAACGCCAGATCGTTCTGACCTGCGCCTTTCAGCCAGTTCACGGCAACGTACGGCTGCCAGGCTTTCACGTCTTTCTGTTCGAAGTAGCTTGATTTGACGCCCAGACGACCAAACAGACCGTCGTTGTCCAGCGTGGTAATCCGCACGCCGTCGCGATCGGTATGGTTTTCCTGATCCAGATAGCTGTAGATAACCTGCGCCTGAGGTTCGATTTTCCAGGTGCGCTCATTTTCTGAATCAATCACCCATGCATGGCCCACTTCGACGGATGCCGCGAAGCCCTCACTGTCGTAATCTTCATCATTACGGTTGCTGGTCACTTTATTGTTGTACCAGCTATAGGCGGCCCAGGTATCAACGTAGCTGCCCAGACGCAGCTTCTGATCTTCCTGCCAGGTTGCATACAGGCCGACGTTAAAGCCATCCACTTTGCCCTGCGCATCACGTACGTTGTGTTTTGCATCAGAGTGGGTCTTCGCCTGGCCTGCCCCGAACATGCCACCCGCACGCAGGATGCCGTTGTCCATTGGCTTACTCATGAAGTCGCTGCCTACCTGAAGGACAGTGGTGGTGGTGTCATAGCTGACTTTGTCACCGCCCGCATTGTTTTCATGGTAGCGACCTTTGACGTACATCCAGGTGTTGAGATCTTCCTCGTTACGGAAGGTGATCTGATCGCGATCGTCACGCTTGTGCAGGAACATGCTCTGCGCGGCAAGGTAGTTACCTAAGTAAGCGCCGACCTCAGGAGCCATGACTTCGGGACCGCTATTGCTGCCGTTGTCGGTGTTACCACCGTTGTCGGTATTATCAGACGGTTCATCGGAAGGCGTGGCCTTTGACTCCAGGTACCAGTTGCCGTTGCTGTGCTGATAGAGATTATATTCCCACGCACCGGCAACCACCGGTTTGGCAAGGGTCAACTTGGCTTCGGAGCTGCCGCCAATGCTGACAATTTCCATGCCGTTAACGGTTTGCGCGCCCAGGCCGCCAATGTTGTTCACGCTGACGTCGGACTGGCCAAAGCTGCTGCCGGTAATGGTGAGATGATCGGTTGGCGAGTTGTCTTCACCCAGGGTACTGTTCATCACGATCTGACTGCCCGCAGAGCCGGTATAGTCGCCGTTAATAGTGAAATTATTGCCAACGCTGTGATTGGCGGCGCTGAGTAACAGTGTGCCACCATTGGTGACGTTGCCGTTGACCGTATCGATACCTGAAACGCTCAGCGTATCGTTACCCTGAATCGCATTCCATGCTGCCAGCGTACCACCCGTGAGGATGTTGATATTGTCGTTTACTTCGCCAGCAGTGGCAAACTGAGCGCCATTTTCGACAGTAATCGTCGCGTTGCTACTCTTTGTACCAAGCGTTGAACCAACAGCGACCAGCGTGGTGCCGCTATGCAGAACGGTATCACCCGTGTAGGTGTTTTTGCCGGTTAGCGTCAGGGTGTTGGAATCCACTTTTTCAACATTGCCGCTACCGGTAATGCCGGTGGCGAACGCCGTATTACTGCCCTGATTAAAAATAAGTGTGCCGTTGTTGGTCAGTCCACCACTCAGCGTCGCGGTTTTCGTACCATCACCCAGCTGGAGAGAAGCATCTTTGGCAACGAGAGTCGTACCTGCATTAGACACATTCCCCGACAGGATTAAATCACCGCTGTTAACCAGCAGCGAATTGCCAGAACCGATAATGTCGATATTCCCTGAGAGCGCCCAGCTTTCGCCGTCCATTTCTAAAGAAGCAAAGCCATCGCCTTCCGATAAGCCAACAAAATTGCTGTCTTCTGTGCCGGTTCCTGCCAGGGTTATCGTATTTCCTTTAGAGATGCTCGAAATGACGTCGCCTTTCAGTGACGAGCCAGTGTCAAGCACCAACGTATTATTTTTGCTGCTGGCAAACGTAATAGCCGTACCGCCACCACCGATCGAACCGTTGTTAATGATATCAACTTTCGCCGTATCCGTTACGTTGATGCCGTTTTGCGCACCCTGAACGGTTCCAGTATTGGTGATTTTTGAATTGCCTTCGCTCACGGTAATACCATTGTCACTTGTACCGCTTATTGTACCGCTGTTATTTATACCGGCACCTGTTTGGGCGTTGATACCTGTCTTGCCTTTTATCACTCCCGATGACTTGTTGTTAATATTTATTGCAGAAGAGGACTCACTGACAAAGATTCCATTTTCAGAACCGGAAATATTCCCCTCATTATTTAAATCTCCCAGCATTGACTCGATGTTAATGGCGTTGCCAGTTGTAGATGTAATATTTGCGTTGAGATCGTTATTAATAATGACATGTTGCGCACGAGTATTAATCTCCAGACCATTTTCCATTCCAGAAATATTACCCTGGTTGGTGACCGTTTTTACGTTAAATCCTGTAACGGAGACGGCAGCTTCATTCCCGGAAGAGGTTATCGTAACGTCTTTATTAATGACGTATTCAGCGTCGGTGGAGAAGTTTTGTGGAATTGAGGTTGATTGGTCAATCGTGCTGGCAAAAGCGACGGCGGGGGTGAATAACAATAGGGCAGGAAAGAGACTTCCCAGAGTTTTAGTCGTTTTATTGAGTCTGAAATTTTTGTTGCTCATTTACACATCCATTTGAATTAGAAAGGCGCGATACGACGTATTAAAATCACGTCAGTATGCGGAGAAAAAGAATGAGCTCGCTACAAAGAGCGTAAAATTATTATTTTTTCAATGTTTTATGTATAGATCGATTTATTAAATAATTATTTTAGATTTTCTTAAAATATCTCATTCCTATATGGATTGAAGTGAGATATTCACATCCTGGATTTTTTGGAGAGGAAAAATCGTCCAACGAATGATGATTACCAATAGCTGCGCTTTCCTTTTCATGGCTGCTGCGCCCCTTTCACCGGGCGGGTTAACTGTCTACACTCACTGCTACAAGAAGAGAAGAAGACAGGCCATTTGATGATACTCATAATTTATGCGCACCCCTATCCGCAGCACTCGCATGCGAATAAGCGGATGCTTGAGCAGGTAAGGACGCTTGAAAACGTCGAGATACGTTCCCTCTATCAACTCTATCCCGATTTCAACATCGATATTGCCGCCGAACAGGAGGCGCTCTCCCGTGCCGATCTGATCGTCTGGCAGCATCCTATGCAGTGGTACAGCACGCCCCCACTCCTGAAATTGTGGATTGATAAAGTCTTCTCCCACGGCTGGGCTTACGGCCACAACGGCAATGCGCTAAATGGGAAAAGCCTGATGTGGGCGGTCACCACGGGTGGAGGGGAAAGCCACTTTGATATTGGTTCCTTCCCGGGGTTTGAGGTTCTGGCACAGCCGCTGCAGGCGACCGCACTTTATTGCGGGCTGAACTGGCTCCCGCCTTTTGCGATGCACTGCACCTTTGTCTGCGACGATGAAACGCTGCAGGCGCAGGCGCGCCATTATAAACAACGCTTACTTGAGTGGCAGGAGGCGCACCATGGATAGCCATACGCTGATACAGGCGCTGATATACCTCGGCGCGGCGGCGCTGATTGTACCCGTGGCGGTTCGCCTGGGACTGGGCTCTGTTCTCGGCTATCTGATTGCGGGCTGCGTCATTGGGCCGTGGGGCTTTCGACTGGTGACGGATGCAGAGGCAATCCTCCATTTCGCTGAAATCGGCGTTGTACTGATGCTCTTTGTGATTGGTCTGGAACTCGATCCGCAGCGCCTGTGGAAGCTTCGCGCCTCGGTGTTTGGCGGCGGGGCGCTGCAGATGGTGGCCTGCGGCCTGCTGCTGGGTGGGTTCTGCATCCTGCTGGGCATGGACTGGAAAGTGGCAGAGCTTATCGGCATGACGCTGGCGCTCTCCTCGACCGCCATTGCCATGCAGGCCATGAACGAGCGCAATCTGACGGTCTCCCAGATGGGACGCAGCGCGTTCTCGGTGCTGCTGTTCCAGGACATTGCCGCTATCCCGCTGGTGGCGATGATCCCACTGCTGGCGGCCAGCGGTTCCGCCACGACGCTGGGGGCGTTTGCGCTGTCGGCATTAAAAGTGGTGGGGGCGCTGGCGCTGGTGGTGCTGCTTGGTCGCTACGTCACCCGTCCGCTGCTGCGGTTCGTTGCCCGCTCGGGCCTTCGC harbors:
- the kefF gene encoding glutathione-regulated potassium-efflux system oxidoreductase KefF, coding for MILIIYAHPYPQHSHANKRMLEQVRTLENVEIRSLYQLYPDFNIDIAAEQEALSRADLIVWQHPMQWYSTPPLLKLWIDKVFSHGWAYGHNGNALNGKSLMWAVTTGGGESHFDIGSFPGFEVLAQPLQATALYCGLNWLPPFAMHCTFVCDDETLQAQARHYKQRLLEWQEAHHG
- the carB gene encoding carbamoyl-phosphate synthase large subunit, encoding MPKRTDIKSILILGAGPIVIGQACEFDYSGAQACKALREEGYRVILVNSNPATIMTDPEMADATYIEPIHWEVVRKIIEKERPDAVLPTMGGQTALNCALELERQGVLAEFGVTMIGATADAIDKAEDRRRFDVAMKKIGLDTARSGIAHNMEEALAVAAEVGYPCIIRPSFTMGGTGGGIAYNREEFEEICERGLDLSPTKELLIDESLIGWKEYEMEVVRDKNDNCIIVCSIENFDAMGIHTGDSITVAPAQTLTDKEYQIMRNASMAVLREIGVETGGSNVQFSVNPKTGRLIVIEMNPRVSRSSALASKATGFPIAKVAAKLAVGYTLDELMNDITGGRTPASFEPSIDYVVTKIPRFNFEKFAGANDRLTTQMKSVGEVMAIGRTQQESLQKALRGLEVGATGFDPKVSLDDPEALTKIRRELKDAGAERIWYIADAFRAGLSVDGVFNLTNIDRWFLVQIEELVRLEEKVAELGINGLDADFLRMLKRKGFADARLAKLAGVREAEIRKLRDQYDLHPVYKRVDTCAAEFSTDTAYMYSTYEDECEANPSVDRDKIMVLGGGPNRIGQGIEFDYCCVHASLALREDGYETIMVNCNPETVSTDYDTSDRLYFEPVTLEDVLEIVRIEKPKGVIVQYGGQTPLKLARALEAAGVPVIGTSPDAIDRAEDRERFQQAVDRLKLKQPANATVTAIEQAVEKAKEIGYPLVVRPSYVLGGRAMEIVYDEADLRRYFQTAVSVSNDAPVLLDRFLDDAVEVDVDAICDGEMVLIGGIMEHIEQAGVHSGDSACSLPAYTLSQEIQDVMRQQVQKLAFELQVRGLMNVQFAVKDNEVYLIEVNPRAARTVPFVSKATGIPLAKVAARVMAGQTLAQQGVTKEIIPPYYSVKEVVLPFNKFPGVDPLLGPEMRSTGEVMGVGRTFAEAFAKAQLGSSSTMRKSGRALLSVREGDKERVVDLAAKLLKQGFELDATHGTAIVLGEAGINPRLVNKVHEGRPHIQDRIKNGEYTYIINTTAGRQAIEDSKLIRRSALQYKVHYDTTLNGGFATAMALNADATEKVISVQEMHAQISK
- a CDS encoding autotransporter outer membrane beta-barrel domain-containing protein → MSEGNSKITNTGTVQGAQNGINVTDTAKVDIINNGSIGGGGTAITFASSKNNTLVLDTGSSLKGDVISSISKGNTITLAGTGTEDSNFVGLSEGDGFASLEMDGESWALSGNIDIIGSGNSLLVNSGDLILSGNVSNAGTTLVAKDASLQLGDGTKTATLSGGLTNNGTLIFNQGSNTAFATGITGSGNVEKVDSNTLTLTGKNTYTGDTVLHSGTTLVAVGSTLGTKSSNATITVENGAQFATAGEVNDNINILTGGTLAAWNAIQGNDTLSVSGIDTVNGNVTNGGTLLLSAANHSVGNNFTINGDYTGSAGSQIVMNSTLGEDNSPTDHLTITGSSFGQSDVSVNNIGGLGAQTVNGMEIVSIGGSSEAKLTLAKPVVAGAWEYNLYQHSNGNWYLESKATPSDEPSDNTDNGGNTDNGSNSGPEVMAPEVGAYLGNYLAAQSMFLHKRDDRDQITFRNEEDLNTWMYVKGRYHENNAGGDKVSYDTTTTVLQVGSDFMSKPMDNGILRAGGMFGAGQAKTHSDAKHNVRDAQGKVDGFNVGLYATWQEDQKLRLGSYVDTWAAYSWYNNKVTSNRNDEDYDSEGFAASVEVGHAWVIDSENERTWKIEPQAQVIYSYLDQENHTDRDGVRITTLDNDGLFGRLGVKSSYFEQKDVKAWQPYVAVNWLKGAGQNDLAFNGEAVSNDTPEDRGQLELGVTGNLNETTTLSLRASGEWGENSYAAYGGHILLNHRW
- a CDS encoding YgdI/YgdR family lipoprotein, with protein sequence MQNKLLIATLIAATATFTVAGCSSNQAVKTTDGKTIVTDGKPQVDDDTGLVSYKNAETGQTEQINRDQVKSMGELDN